A single Pseudomonas putida DNA region contains:
- a CDS encoding sulfonate ABC transporter substrate-binding protein: MRTVFLRRGLVALFAAAVSFGAITQAQAESLRIGYQKYGTLVLLKAKGTLEKRLAEQGVQVQWTEFPGGPQLLEGLNVGSIDFGVTGETPPVFAQAAGADLLYVAYEPPAPHSEAILVPKGSPIQSVKELKGKKVALNKGSNVHYLLVRALEDAGLKYSDIQPVYLPPADARAAFERGSVDAWVIWDPYQAAAEQQLQARTLRDGKDLVDNHQFYLATRNYATQHPAVISTLIDEVRAVGQWSQANPQEVTDQVAPLLGLPADITLTSVKRQGYGAQPLTPQVVAAQQKIADTFQALKLIPKPLSIKDVIWTPPAKVATAP; encoded by the coding sequence ATGCGCACAGTCTTCTTGCGTCGTGGTCTGGTCGCCCTGTTTGCGGCGGCTGTATCCTTCGGCGCCATCACCCAAGCCCAGGCCGAGAGCCTGCGTATCGGTTATCAGAAATACGGCACCCTGGTGCTGCTCAAGGCCAAGGGCACGCTGGAGAAGCGCCTGGCCGAGCAGGGCGTGCAAGTTCAGTGGACCGAGTTCCCCGGCGGCCCGCAGCTGCTCGAAGGGCTGAACGTCGGCTCGATCGACTTCGGCGTCACCGGCGAGACGCCACCCGTGTTCGCCCAGGCCGCTGGCGCTGACCTGCTTTATGTGGCCTACGAGCCGCCTGCGCCGCACAGCGAAGCCATCCTCGTGCCGAAAGGCTCGCCGATCCAGTCGGTGAAAGAGCTCAAAGGCAAGAAAGTCGCCCTCAACAAAGGCTCGAACGTTCATTACTTGCTGGTCCGCGCCCTGGAAGACGCCGGCCTCAAGTACAGCGACATCCAGCCCGTCTACCTGCCACCTGCCGACGCCCGCGCCGCCTTCGAGCGTGGCAGTGTCGATGCCTGGGTGATCTGGGACCCGTACCAGGCTGCCGCCGAGCAACAGCTGCAGGCCCGCACCCTGCGTGACGGCAAGGACCTGGTCGACAACCACCAGTTCTACCTGGCCACCCGCAACTACGCCACCCAGCACCCGGCGGTGATCAGCACCCTGATCGACGAAGTGCGCGCCGTGGGCCAGTGGTCCCAGGCCAACCCGCAGGAGGTCACCGACCAGGTCGCGCCCCTGCTCGGCCTGCCCGCCGACATCACCCTGACCTCGGTCAAACGCCAAGGCTACGGTGCCCAGCCGCTCACCCCGCAAGTGGTGGCCGCACAACAGAAGATCGCCGACACCTTCCAGGCGCTCAA
- the tauB gene encoding taurine ABC transporter ATP-binding subunit, whose amino-acid sequence MALLELERISAQYPGATAPVLADINLSLGPRQLLVALGPSGSGKTSLLNLIAGFVAPSAGRITLDGVPVQGPSAERGVVFQDDALLPWQNVLGNVAFGLELAGVPRAQREAKAREMLALVDLDGFGERRIWQLSGGQKQRVGLARALAADPRVLLMDEPFGALDAFTREQMQELLLQVWQRTAKPVFLITHDIEEAVFLASELVLLAPNPGRVVERLQLDFGQRYAAGESARAIKSDPRFIETREHVLARVFSQRQSLQERA is encoded by the coding sequence ATGGCCTTGCTCGAACTGGAGCGCATCAGCGCACAGTACCCCGGCGCCACCGCCCCGGTGCTGGCCGACATCAACCTGAGCCTGGGCCCACGCCAGCTGCTGGTGGCCCTGGGGCCATCCGGCAGCGGCAAGACCTCGCTGCTGAACCTGATCGCCGGCTTCGTCGCCCCCAGCGCTGGGCGCATCACCCTCGACGGCGTGCCCGTACAGGGCCCGAGTGCCGAGCGTGGCGTGGTTTTCCAGGATGATGCCCTGCTGCCATGGCAGAACGTGCTGGGCAACGTTGCCTTCGGCCTGGAGCTGGCCGGTGTGCCACGCGCCCAGCGTGAAGCCAAAGCCCGCGAGATGCTGGCGCTGGTCGACCTCGACGGTTTCGGCGAGCGGCGCATCTGGCAACTGTCCGGCGGCCAGAAGCAGCGCGTGGGCCTGGCCCGGGCGCTGGCCGCCGACCCGCGGGTGCTGTTGATGGACGAACCGTTCGGCGCGCTCGACGCCTTCACCCGTGAACAGATGCAGGAACTGCTGCTGCAGGTCTGGCAGCGCACCGCAAAACCGGTATTCCTGATTACCCACGACATCGAAGAAGCAGTGTTCCTCGCCAGCGAGCTGGTGCTGCTGGCACCCAACCCCGGCCGCGTGGTCGAGCGCCTGCAACTGGACTTCGGCCAACGCTATGCGGCTGGCGAGTCGGCCCGGGCGATCAAGTCCGACCCACGTTTCATCGAAACCCGCGAGCATGTCCTGGCCCGCGTGTTCTCCCAACGCCAAAGCCTGCAGGAGCGCGCATGA
- the tauA gene encoding taurine ABC transporter substrate-binding protein: MIPHAPLRLFAALTLASASWLAQAADLTVAYQTTVDPAKVAQVDGNYEKASKASIDWRKFDNGADVITAVASGDVQIGYLGSSPLAAAATRKLPVETFLIATQIGAGEALVARDSIKTPQDLVGKKVAVPFVSTGHYSLLAALKSWNIDPSKVQILNLAPPAIIAAWKRGDIDATYVWDPALGVAKENGKVLITSGELAEKGAPTFDAWIVRKDFAAKHPDVVKAFAKVTLDAYADYRKDPQAWLANPDNVAKLAKLSGAKPADIPVLLQGNVYPLAADQAKELGAPTTQALTDTATFLKQQGKVEAVLPDYSPYVSAQYIPN, encoded by the coding sequence ATGATCCCGCATGCTCCGCTGCGCCTGTTCGCCGCCCTGACCCTCGCCAGCGCCAGCTGGTTGGCCCAGGCCGCCGACCTGACCGTTGCCTACCAGACCACGGTCGACCCGGCCAAGGTGGCCCAGGTCGATGGCAACTACGAAAAAGCCAGCAAGGCCAGCATCGACTGGCGCAAGTTCGATAACGGCGCAGACGTGATCACTGCCGTGGCCAGCGGCGACGTGCAGATCGGCTACCTCGGTTCCAGCCCGCTGGCTGCCGCCGCCACCCGCAAGCTGCCGGTCGAGACCTTCCTCATCGCCACCCAGATCGGTGCCGGCGAGGCCCTCGTCGCCCGCGACAGCATCAAGACCCCGCAGGACCTGGTTGGCAAGAAAGTCGCCGTGCCGTTCGTTTCCACCGGCCACTACAGCCTGCTGGCCGCACTGAAAAGCTGGAACATCGACCCGTCCAAGGTACAGATCCTCAACCTCGCACCACCGGCAATCATCGCGGCCTGGAAGCGCGGCGACATCGATGCCACCTACGTCTGGGACCCGGCCCTGGGCGTGGCCAAGGAAAACGGCAAGGTGCTGATCACCTCGGGTGAGCTGGCCGAAAAAGGCGCACCGACCTTCGATGCCTGGATCGTGCGCAAGGACTTCGCCGCCAAGCACCCGGACGTGGTCAAGGCCTTCGCCAAGGTCACCCTCGACGCCTACGCCGACTACCGCAAGGACCCGCAAGCCTGGCTGGCCAACCCGGACAACGTGGCCAAGCTGGCCAAGCTGTCTGGTGCCAAACCGGCTGATATCCCGGTGCTGCTGCAGGGCAACGTCTACCCGCTGGCCGCCGACCAGGCCAAGGAACTGGGCGCACCAACCACCCAGGCGCTGACCGACACGGCCACCTTCCTCAAGCAGCAAGGCAAGGTTGAAGCGGTGCTGCCGGACTACTCGCCGTACGTCAGCGCCCAGTACATCCCCAACTAA
- the tauC gene encoding taurine ABC transporter permease TauC, producing MSSLDLPVAGKRDSHIRPAPLARRPLSTRWISTLTLASLLLAWWLVTAAGWIEPLFLPSPGDILAKAWALLTQGYMDASLWQHLGASLGRIGVALGAATLTAIPVGIAIGYNRVARGILDPLIEFYRPIPPLAYLPLIVIWCGIGELSKVLLIYLAIFAPIAIATATGVRTVDPAKLRAAQSLGATRAQLIRHVILPSALPDILTGIRIGLGVGWSTLVAAELIAATSGLGFMVQSAAQFLVTDVVVLGILLIALIAFALEMGLRALQRKLVPWHGQSH from the coding sequence ATGAGCAGCCTGGATCTGCCGGTCGCCGGCAAACGCGACAGCCACATCCGGCCCGCCCCCCTGGCGCGCCGCCCATTGTCTACCCGCTGGATCAGCACCCTGACCTTGGCCAGCCTGCTGCTCGCCTGGTGGCTGGTGACTGCCGCCGGCTGGATCGAGCCGTTGTTCCTGCCCTCGCCCGGTGACATCCTGGCCAAGGCCTGGGCCCTGCTCACCCAGGGCTACATGGACGCCAGCCTGTGGCAGCACCTGGGCGCCAGCCTGGGCCGTATTGGCGTGGCACTGGGTGCCGCGACCCTGACCGCCATCCCGGTCGGCATCGCCATCGGTTACAACCGCGTGGCCCGCGGTATCCTCGACCCGCTGATCGAGTTCTACCGGCCGATCCCGCCGCTGGCCTATCTGCCACTAATCGTCATCTGGTGCGGCATCGGTGAGCTGTCCAAGGTGTTGCTGATCTACCTGGCGATCTTCGCCCCGATCGCCATCGCCACGGCCACTGGTGTGCGCACCGTGGACCCGGCCAAGCTGCGCGCTGCGCAGTCGCTGGGTGCGACCCGGGCGCAGCTGATTCGCCACGTGATCCTGCCCAGTGCCTTGCCCGACATCCTGACCGGCATCCGCATCGGCCTGGGTGTCGGCTGGTCGACCCTGGTTGCCGCCGAACTGATCGCTGCCACCAGCGGCCTGGGTTTCATGGTGCAGTCGGCGGCGCAGTTCCTGGTGACCGACGTGGTGGTGCTGGGCATCCTGCTGATCGCCCTGATCGCCTTCGCCCTGGAGATGGGCCTGCGCGCCCTGCAACGCAAGCTGGTGCCTTGGCACGGGCAGAGCCACTGA
- a CDS encoding OprD family outer membrane porin translates to MYKSSLALAVAVGVFAQAAGAAGFVEDSKLSLSSRTMYYNNDNRDAHASSSTNFERPDQRESGQGFKLDYISGFTPGTVGFGVDAQALWGIHLDGGEGYHKTGFFPDDGKGAAAQWARFGANAKARFSKTEVHFGSALAPNLPILVANDGRLLPQTFEGGTIQSKEIDNLTVNAGQLTHAMGRASSNRTGLSVAGATADSNKFRYGGLDYKLTPDLTLQYYYSNLEDFYKQHFLGATHVFKIADDQSFKTDLRYFDSSSDGNNGHGGGYNFNNNGGYAKNTGKVDNKTWSAMFTYTLGGHALMLGRQQVSDDGGFVWLNQGNVVDGNGDNEGAAGSSFYLFTDSMINQFARAGENTNFGQYSYDFASLGVPGLKASIAYLRGDDIRYKSGHGTYNEWERDARVDYTIQEGTLKGLGFSLRQGVYRGGSNEASADQDQARFIVNYTYSFL, encoded by the coding sequence ATGTACAAGTCCAGCCTGGCTCTGGCCGTGGCAGTGGGGGTTTTCGCCCAAGCAGCAGGTGCCGCCGGTTTCGTTGAGGACAGCAAACTGTCGCTGAGCTCGCGCACCATGTACTACAACAACGACAACCGTGACGCGCATGCCAGCAGCTCGACTAATTTCGAGCGTCCGGACCAGCGCGAGTCGGGTCAGGGCTTCAAGCTTGACTACATCTCGGGCTTCACTCCAGGCACCGTAGGCTTCGGTGTTGACGCTCAAGCCCTGTGGGGTATCCACCTGGATGGTGGCGAGGGTTACCACAAAACCGGTTTCTTCCCGGATGATGGCAAGGGCGCAGCTGCCCAGTGGGCTCGCTTCGGCGCCAACGCCAAGGCTCGTTTCTCGAAGACCGAAGTGCACTTCGGTAGCGCCCTGGCACCGAACCTGCCAATCCTGGTTGCCAACGACGGCCGTCTGCTGCCACAAACCTTCGAAGGCGGCACCATCCAGTCGAAAGAAATCGACAACCTGACCGTCAACGCAGGTCAGCTGACCCACGCCATGGGTCGTGCTTCGAGCAACCGTACCGGCCTGTCGGTCGCTGGCGCCACTGCTGACAGCAACAAGTTCCGCTACGGCGGCCTGGATTACAAGCTCACTCCAGACCTGACCCTGCAGTACTACTACTCGAACCTGGAAGACTTCTACAAGCAGCACTTCCTGGGTGCGACCCACGTCTTCAAGATCGCTGACGACCAGTCGTTCAAGACCGACCTGCGCTATTTTGACAGCAGCAGCGATGGCAACAACGGTCACGGCGGCGGTTACAACTTCAACAACAACGGTGGTTATGCCAAGAACACTGGCAAGGTGGATAACAAGACCTGGTCTGCCATGTTCACCTATACCCTCGGTGGTCACGCGCTCATGCTCGGCCGTCAGCAAGTCAGCGATGACGGCGGCTTTGTCTGGCTGAACCAGGGTAACGTGGTTGATGGCAATGGTGACAATGAAGGTGCCGCTGGCTCCAGCTTCTACCTGTTCACCGACAGCATGATCAACCAGTTCGCCCGTGCTGGTGAAAACACCAACTTCGGTCAGTACTCGTATGACTTCGCCTCGCTGGGCGTTCCAGGCCTGAAGGCTTCGATCGCTTACCTGCGTGGTGACGACATTCGCTACAAGAGCGGCCACGGCACCTACAACGAGTGGGAACGTGACGCACGCGTCGACTACACCATTCAGGAAGGCACCCTCAAAGGCCTGGGCTTCAGCCTGCGTCAGGGCGTCTACCGTGGCGGTAGCAACGAAGCCAGCGCTGACCAGGATCAGGCTCGCTTCATCGTGAACTACACTTACAGCTTCCTGTAA
- a CDS encoding peroxiredoxin, which produces MSLKLGDIAPDFEQESSEGKIRFHEWLGSSWGVLFSHPADFTPVCTTELGLTAKLKDDFAKRGVKAIALSVDPVDSHHKWIEDINETQNTVVNFPIIADADRKVSDLYDLIHPNASDTLTVRSLFVIDPNKKVRLTITYPASTGRNFNEILRVIDSLQLTDNHKVATPGNWQDGDEVVIVPSLKDEEEIKQRFPKGYRAVRPYLRLTPQPNR; this is translated from the coding sequence ATGAGCCTCAAACTCGGCGACATCGCCCCGGACTTCGAGCAGGAATCCAGTGAAGGCAAGATCCGCTTCCACGAATGGCTGGGCAGCAGCTGGGGTGTGCTGTTCTCCCACCCGGCGGACTTCACCCCGGTGTGCACCACCGAACTGGGCCTGACCGCCAAGCTCAAGGACGACTTCGCCAAGCGCGGCGTGAAAGCCATCGCCCTGTCGGTCGACCCGGTCGATTCGCACCACAAGTGGATCGAGGATATCAACGAGACCCAGAACACCGTGGTCAACTTCCCGATCATCGCCGACGCCGACCGCAAGGTGTCGGACCTGTACGACCTGATTCACCCCAATGCCAGCGACACCCTCACCGTGCGCTCGCTGTTCGTCATCGACCCGAACAAGAAGGTGCGCCTGACCATCACCTATCCGGCCAGTACCGGGCGCAACTTCAACGAGATCCTGCGGGTGATCGACTCGCTGCAGCTCACCGACAACCACAAGGTCGCTACGCCAGGTAACTGGCAGGACGGCGATGAAGTGGTGATCGTGCCTTCACTGAAGGACGAGGAGGAGATCAAGCAGCGCTTCCCGAAAGGCTACCGGGCGGTGAGACCTTATCTGCGGCTGACCCCGCAACCCAATCGTTGA